One window from the genome of Garra rufa chromosome 1, GarRuf1.0, whole genome shotgun sequence encodes:
- the LOC141341657 gene encoding SLAM family member 5-like, with the protein MEGDSVTLHTNLTEIQGDDLILWTFGPKDTHIAKINKAHNEIFHDGVDGRFRDRLKLDNQTGSLTITNTSTEHSGPYKIEIVSENQVLIKTFSVTVYAFLSIPVITSYSPSSSERSESSRCVLLCSVGNVTHVTLSWYKGNSLLSSISIPQLNTTISLHLEVEYQDNNTYSCVLNNPISHQAQHLNISDFCQREESSCIYCVYGSTEAVIRLASSVLVGVAIVAVLIFDIRSRRV; encoded by the exons atggagggagattctgtCACTCTACACACCAATCTGACTGAAATACAAGGCGATGATCTGATTCTCTGGACGTTTGGACCTAAAGACACGCACATAGCTAAAATCAATAAAGCACACAATGAGATCTTTCACGACGGTgttgatgggagattcagagacagactgaagctggacaatcAGACCGGATCGctcaccatcacaaacaccagCACAGAACACTCTGGACCTTATAAAATAGAAATCGTCTCTGAAAATCAGGTCTTAATCAAGACTTTCAGCGTTACTGTCTATG CTTTTCTTTCCATTCCTGTCATCACCAGTTACTCTCCATCATCATCTGAAAGATCAGAAAGCTCCAGATGTGTGTTGCTGTGTTCAGTGGGGAATGTGACacatgtgactctctcctggtacaaaggaaacagtttacTCTCCTCCATCAGTATCCCGCAGCTCAACACAACCATCTCTCTAcatctggaggtggaatatcaggataacaacacctacagctgtgtgctgAACAACCCCATCAGTCATCAGGCTCAACATCTCAACATCTCGGACTTTTGTCAACGAGAGGAAAGTTCTTGTATTT ATTGTGTCTACGGTTCGACTGAAGCTGTGATCCGATTGGCCAGCTCGGTTCTGGTGGGAGTGGCTATTGTTGCTGTGCTGATTTTTGACATCAGATCCAGAAGAGTTTGA